The Montipora capricornis isolate CH-2021 chromosome 1, ASM3666992v2, whole genome shotgun sequence genome contains a region encoding:
- the LOC138043224 gene encoding uncharacterized protein isoform X4, with the protein MRRRTVANAFPEVKDDEQGLRIMEMDSTGEETKETASDGPQTSVVTSLMSNNRALAAALEDAQLELRSINRENIQLRKQIHEDHHLFVEKTRDLEKQLRSLEQFSGNNLPKPAQVIFHDVYNLLKETCTQFLQGSNFLSDALHLVNSLLTQSNGLVKVEDVSTHKYVHALFNQVSPYVDPVVSTACTTPPPDDLANPACTTPPPDEPSSMEITTSQDVTIETFDTALRPSHREHGKIGDDLAAMDIDQLQVENRRCSKRKSSMGVSYTEPTLNSKLRRGDRFTDTTFCEDGVFWETRKKKKAQSKRQASLTLCGRTKKRAPLTDLTNVIKEEPWF; encoded by the exons ATGCGAAGACGAACCGTAGCTAACGCTTTTCCCGAAGTAAAAGATGATGAGCAAGGCCTAAGGATAATGGAGATGGACTCGACTGGTGAGGAAACAAAGGAAACCGCTTCAG ATGGGCCACAAACCTCTGTTGTTACTTCCCTCATGTCCAATAACAGAGCTCTAGCAGCAGCTTTAG aAGATGCACAGCTTGAGCTCCGCTCTATTAATCGTGAAAACATTCAGCTGAGGAAACAAATTCATGAAGATCATCACCTATTTGTGGAGAAGACCAGGGATCTAGAGAAACAACTCAGATCCCTTGAGCAATTTTCAGGAAACAATTTACCGAAGCCAGCTCAG GTTATTTTCCATGATGTGTACAATCTCCTGAAAGAAACATGTACCCAGTTTCTTCAAGGCTCCAACTTTCTATCAGATGCACTTCATCTTGTAAATTCCCTTCTCACACAATCTAACGGACTTGTGAAAGTTGAAGATGTCAGTACACATAAGTATGTTCATGCACTGTTCAACCAAGTGTCTCCTTATGTGGACCCAGTTGTCAGTACTGCTTGCACCACCCCTCCTCCAGATGACCTTGCTAATCCTGCTTGCACCACCCCTCCCCCAGATGAGCCATCTTCTATGGAAATCACAACATCTCAGGATGTTACCATAGAAACATTCGACACTGCATTGAGGCCCTCACATAGAG AGCATGGGAAGATTGGTGATGATCTTGCAGCAATGGATATTGACCAGTTACAAGTTGAAAACAGACGTTGCTCAAAGAGGAAAAGTTCTATGGGAGTTAGCTACACTGAACCAACTCTTAACAG CAAATTGCGTAGGGGAGACCGATTTACTGATACTACATTTTGTGAAGACGGAGTATTTTGGGAAACTCGTAAGA AAAAGAAAGCACAGTCAAAAAGGCAGGCTTCGTTAACACTCTGTGGAAGAACG AAAAAGCGAGCTCCCCTCACTGATTTGACAAATGTCATAAAAGAGGAGCCCTGGTTTTGA
- the LOC138043224 gene encoding uncharacterized protein isoform X5, with product MKEKKQSQSKSKRRIKSNMRRRTVANAFPEVKDDEQGLRIMEMDSTGEETKETASDGPQTSVVTSLMSNNRALAAALEDAQLELRSINRENIQLRKQIHEDHHLFVEKTRDLEKQLRSLEQFSGNNLPKPAQVIFHDVYNLLKETCTQFLQGSNFLSDALHLVNSLLTQSNGLVKVEDVSTHKYVHALFNQVSPYVDPVVSTACTTPPPDDLANPACTTPPPDEPSSMEITTSQDVTIETFDTALRPSHREHGKIGDDLAAMDIDQLQVENRRCSKRKSSMGVSYTEPTLNRKHSQKGRLR from the exons ATGAAAGAGAAAAAGCAAAGCCAGTCAAAGTCCAAACGGCGGATAAAATCAAAT ATGCGAAGACGAACCGTAGCTAACGCTTTTCCCGAAGTAAAAGATGATGAGCAAGGCCTAAGGATAATGGAGATGGACTCGACTGGTGAGGAAACAAAGGAAACCGCTTCAG ATGGGCCACAAACCTCTGTTGTTACTTCCCTCATGTCCAATAACAGAGCTCTAGCAGCAGCTTTAG aAGATGCACAGCTTGAGCTCCGCTCTATTAATCGTGAAAACATTCAGCTGAGGAAACAAATTCATGAAGATCATCACCTATTTGTGGAGAAGACCAGGGATCTAGAGAAACAACTCAGATCCCTTGAGCAATTTTCAGGAAACAATTTACCGAAGCCAGCTCAG GTTATTTTCCATGATGTGTACAATCTCCTGAAAGAAACATGTACCCAGTTTCTTCAAGGCTCCAACTTTCTATCAGATGCACTTCATCTTGTAAATTCCCTTCTCACACAATCTAACGGACTTGTGAAAGTTGAAGATGTCAGTACACATAAGTATGTTCATGCACTGTTCAACCAAGTGTCTCCTTATGTGGACCCAGTTGTCAGTACTGCTTGCACCACCCCTCCTCCAGATGACCTTGCTAATCCTGCTTGCACCACCCCTCCCCCAGATGAGCCATCTTCTATGGAAATCACAACATCTCAGGATGTTACCATAGAAACATTCGACACTGCATTGAGGCCCTCACATAGAG AGCATGGGAAGATTGGTGATGATCTTGCAGCAATGGATATTGACCAGTTACAAGTTGAAAACAGACGTTGCTCAAAGAGGAAAAGTTCTATGGGAGTTAGCTACACTGAACCAACTCTTAACAG AAAGCACAGTCAAAAAGGCAGGCTTCGTTAA
- the LOC138043224 gene encoding uncharacterized protein isoform X1, producing the protein MKEKKQSQSKSKRRIKSNMRRRTVANAFPEVKDDEQGLRIMEMDSTGEETKETASDGPQTSVVTSLMSNNRALAAALEDAQLELRSINRENIQLRKQIHEDHHLFVEKTRDLEKQLRSLEQFSGNNLPKPAQVIFHDVYNLLKETCTQFLQGSNFLSDALHLVNSLLTQSNGLVKVEDVSTHKYVHALFNQVSPYVDPVVSTACTTPPPDDLANPACTTPPPDEPSSMEITTSQDVTIETFDTALRPSHREHGKIGDDLAAMDIDQLQVENRRCSKRKSSMGVSYTEPTLNSKLRRGDRFTDTTFCEDGVFWETRKKKKAQSKRQASLTLCGRTKKRAPLTDLTNVIKEEPWF; encoded by the exons ATGAAAGAGAAAAAGCAAAGCCAGTCAAAGTCCAAACGGCGGATAAAATCAAAT ATGCGAAGACGAACCGTAGCTAACGCTTTTCCCGAAGTAAAAGATGATGAGCAAGGCCTAAGGATAATGGAGATGGACTCGACTGGTGAGGAAACAAAGGAAACCGCTTCAG ATGGGCCACAAACCTCTGTTGTTACTTCCCTCATGTCCAATAACAGAGCTCTAGCAGCAGCTTTAG aAGATGCACAGCTTGAGCTCCGCTCTATTAATCGTGAAAACATTCAGCTGAGGAAACAAATTCATGAAGATCATCACCTATTTGTGGAGAAGACCAGGGATCTAGAGAAACAACTCAGATCCCTTGAGCAATTTTCAGGAAACAATTTACCGAAGCCAGCTCAG GTTATTTTCCATGATGTGTACAATCTCCTGAAAGAAACATGTACCCAGTTTCTTCAAGGCTCCAACTTTCTATCAGATGCACTTCATCTTGTAAATTCCCTTCTCACACAATCTAACGGACTTGTGAAAGTTGAAGATGTCAGTACACATAAGTATGTTCATGCACTGTTCAACCAAGTGTCTCCTTATGTGGACCCAGTTGTCAGTACTGCTTGCACCACCCCTCCTCCAGATGACCTTGCTAATCCTGCTTGCACCACCCCTCCCCCAGATGAGCCATCTTCTATGGAAATCACAACATCTCAGGATGTTACCATAGAAACATTCGACACTGCATTGAGGCCCTCACATAGAG AGCATGGGAAGATTGGTGATGATCTTGCAGCAATGGATATTGACCAGTTACAAGTTGAAAACAGACGTTGCTCAAAGAGGAAAAGTTCTATGGGAGTTAGCTACACTGAACCAACTCTTAACAG CAAATTGCGTAGGGGAGACCGATTTACTGATACTACATTTTGTGAAGACGGAGTATTTTGGGAAACTCGTAAGA AAAAGAAAGCACAGTCAAAAAGGCAGGCTTCGTTAACACTCTGTGGAAGAACG AAAAAGCGAGCTCCCCTCACTGATTTGACAAATGTCATAAAAGAGGAGCCCTGGTTTTGA
- the LOC138043224 gene encoding uncharacterized protein isoform X2, producing MKEKKQSQSKSKRRIKSNMRRRTVANAFPEVKDDEQGLRIMEMDSTGEETKETASDGPQTSVVTSLMSNNRALAAALEDAQLELRSINRENIQLRKQIHEDHHLFVEKTRDLEKQLRSLEQFSGNNLPKPAQVIFHDVYNLLKETCTQFLQGSNFLSDALHLVNSLLTQSNGLVKVEDVSTHKYVHALFNQVSPYVDPVVSTACTTPPPDDLANPACTTPPPDEPSSMEITTSQDVTIETFDTALRPSHREHGKIGDDLAAMDIDQLQVENRRCSKRKSSMGVSYTEPTLNSKLRRGDRFTDTTFCEDGVFWETRKKSTVKKAGFVNTLWKNEKASSPH from the exons ATGAAAGAGAAAAAGCAAAGCCAGTCAAAGTCCAAACGGCGGATAAAATCAAAT ATGCGAAGACGAACCGTAGCTAACGCTTTTCCCGAAGTAAAAGATGATGAGCAAGGCCTAAGGATAATGGAGATGGACTCGACTGGTGAGGAAACAAAGGAAACCGCTTCAG ATGGGCCACAAACCTCTGTTGTTACTTCCCTCATGTCCAATAACAGAGCTCTAGCAGCAGCTTTAG aAGATGCACAGCTTGAGCTCCGCTCTATTAATCGTGAAAACATTCAGCTGAGGAAACAAATTCATGAAGATCATCACCTATTTGTGGAGAAGACCAGGGATCTAGAGAAACAACTCAGATCCCTTGAGCAATTTTCAGGAAACAATTTACCGAAGCCAGCTCAG GTTATTTTCCATGATGTGTACAATCTCCTGAAAGAAACATGTACCCAGTTTCTTCAAGGCTCCAACTTTCTATCAGATGCACTTCATCTTGTAAATTCCCTTCTCACACAATCTAACGGACTTGTGAAAGTTGAAGATGTCAGTACACATAAGTATGTTCATGCACTGTTCAACCAAGTGTCTCCTTATGTGGACCCAGTTGTCAGTACTGCTTGCACCACCCCTCCTCCAGATGACCTTGCTAATCCTGCTTGCACCACCCCTCCCCCAGATGAGCCATCTTCTATGGAAATCACAACATCTCAGGATGTTACCATAGAAACATTCGACACTGCATTGAGGCCCTCACATAGAG AGCATGGGAAGATTGGTGATGATCTTGCAGCAATGGATATTGACCAGTTACAAGTTGAAAACAGACGTTGCTCAAAGAGGAAAAGTTCTATGGGAGTTAGCTACACTGAACCAACTCTTAACAG CAAATTGCGTAGGGGAGACCGATTTACTGATACTACATTTTGTGAAGACGGAGTATTTTGGGAAACTCGTAAGA AAAGCACAGTCAAAAAGGCAGGCTTCGTTAACACTCTGTGGAAGAACG AAAAAGCGAGCTCCCCTCACTGA
- the LOC138043224 gene encoding uncharacterized protein isoform X6 gives MSNNRALAAALEDAQLELRSINRENIQLRKQIHEDHHLFVEKTRDLEKQLRSLEQFSGNNLPKPAQVIFHDVYNLLKETCTQFLQGSNFLSDALHLVNSLLTQSNGLVKVEDVSTHKYVHALFNQVSPYVDPVVSTACTTPPPDDLANPACTTPPPDEPSSMEITTSQDVTIETFDTALRPSHREHGKIGDDLAAMDIDQLQVENRRCSKRKSSMGVSYTEPTLNSKLRRGDRFTDTTFCEDGVFWETRKKKKAQSKRQASLTLCGRTKKRAPLTDLTNVIKEEPWF, from the exons ATGTCCAATAACAGAGCTCTAGCAGCAGCTTTAG aAGATGCACAGCTTGAGCTCCGCTCTATTAATCGTGAAAACATTCAGCTGAGGAAACAAATTCATGAAGATCATCACCTATTTGTGGAGAAGACCAGGGATCTAGAGAAACAACTCAGATCCCTTGAGCAATTTTCAGGAAACAATTTACCGAAGCCAGCTCAG GTTATTTTCCATGATGTGTACAATCTCCTGAAAGAAACATGTACCCAGTTTCTTCAAGGCTCCAACTTTCTATCAGATGCACTTCATCTTGTAAATTCCCTTCTCACACAATCTAACGGACTTGTGAAAGTTGAAGATGTCAGTACACATAAGTATGTTCATGCACTGTTCAACCAAGTGTCTCCTTATGTGGACCCAGTTGTCAGTACTGCTTGCACCACCCCTCCTCCAGATGACCTTGCTAATCCTGCTTGCACCACCCCTCCCCCAGATGAGCCATCTTCTATGGAAATCACAACATCTCAGGATGTTACCATAGAAACATTCGACACTGCATTGAGGCCCTCACATAGAG AGCATGGGAAGATTGGTGATGATCTTGCAGCAATGGATATTGACCAGTTACAAGTTGAAAACAGACGTTGCTCAAAGAGGAAAAGTTCTATGGGAGTTAGCTACACTGAACCAACTCTTAACAG CAAATTGCGTAGGGGAGACCGATTTACTGATACTACATTTTGTGAAGACGGAGTATTTTGGGAAACTCGTAAGA AAAAGAAAGCACAGTCAAAAAGGCAGGCTTCGTTAACACTCTGTGGAAGAACG AAAAAGCGAGCTCCCCTCACTGATTTGACAAATGTCATAAAAGAGGAGCCCTGGTTTTGA
- the LOC138043224 gene encoding uncharacterized protein isoform X3, protein MKEKKQSQSKSKRRIKSNMRRRTVANAFPEVKDDEQGLRIMEMDSTGEETKETASDGPQTSVVTSLMSNNRALAAALEDAQLELRSINRENIQLRKQIHEDHHLFVEKTRDLEKQLRSLEQFSGNNLPKPAQVIFHDVYNLLKETCTQFLQGSNFLSDALHLVNSLLTQSNGLVKVEDVSTHKYVHALFNQVSPYVDPVVSTACTTPPPDDLANPACTTPPPDEPSSMEITTSQDVTIETFDTALRPSHREHGKIGDDLAAMDIDQLQVENRRCSKRKSSMGVSYTEPTLNRKESTVKKAGFVNTLWKNEKASSPH, encoded by the exons ATGAAAGAGAAAAAGCAAAGCCAGTCAAAGTCCAAACGGCGGATAAAATCAAAT ATGCGAAGACGAACCGTAGCTAACGCTTTTCCCGAAGTAAAAGATGATGAGCAAGGCCTAAGGATAATGGAGATGGACTCGACTGGTGAGGAAACAAAGGAAACCGCTTCAG ATGGGCCACAAACCTCTGTTGTTACTTCCCTCATGTCCAATAACAGAGCTCTAGCAGCAGCTTTAG aAGATGCACAGCTTGAGCTCCGCTCTATTAATCGTGAAAACATTCAGCTGAGGAAACAAATTCATGAAGATCATCACCTATTTGTGGAGAAGACCAGGGATCTAGAGAAACAACTCAGATCCCTTGAGCAATTTTCAGGAAACAATTTACCGAAGCCAGCTCAG GTTATTTTCCATGATGTGTACAATCTCCTGAAAGAAACATGTACCCAGTTTCTTCAAGGCTCCAACTTTCTATCAGATGCACTTCATCTTGTAAATTCCCTTCTCACACAATCTAACGGACTTGTGAAAGTTGAAGATGTCAGTACACATAAGTATGTTCATGCACTGTTCAACCAAGTGTCTCCTTATGTGGACCCAGTTGTCAGTACTGCTTGCACCACCCCTCCTCCAGATGACCTTGCTAATCCTGCTTGCACCACCCCTCCCCCAGATGAGCCATCTTCTATGGAAATCACAACATCTCAGGATGTTACCATAGAAACATTCGACACTGCATTGAGGCCCTCACATAGAG AGCATGGGAAGATTGGTGATGATCTTGCAGCAATGGATATTGACCAGTTACAAGTTGAAAACAGACGTTGCTCAAAGAGGAAAAGTTCTATGGGAGTTAGCTACACTGAACCAACTCTTAACAG AAAAGAAAGCACAGTCAAAAAGGCAGGCTTCGTTAACACTCTGTGGAAGAACG AAAAAGCGAGCTCCCCTCACTGA
- the LOC138043224 gene encoding uncharacterized protein isoform X7: MRRRTVANAFPEVKDDEQGLRIMEMDSTGEETKETASDGPQTSVVTSLMSNNRALAAALEDAQLELRSINRENIQLRKQIHEDHHLFVEKTRDLEKQLRSLEQFSGNNLPKPAQVIFHDVYNLLKETCTQFLQGSNFLSDALHLVNSLLTQSNGLVKVEDVSTHKYVHALFNQVSPYVDPVVSTACTTPPPDDLANPACTTPPPDEPSSMEITTSQDVTIETFDTALRPSHREHGKIGDDLAAMDIDQLQVENRRCSKRKSSMGVSYTEPTLNRKESTVKKAGFVNTLWKNEKASSPH, from the exons ATGCGAAGACGAACCGTAGCTAACGCTTTTCCCGAAGTAAAAGATGATGAGCAAGGCCTAAGGATAATGGAGATGGACTCGACTGGTGAGGAAACAAAGGAAACCGCTTCAG ATGGGCCACAAACCTCTGTTGTTACTTCCCTCATGTCCAATAACAGAGCTCTAGCAGCAGCTTTAG aAGATGCACAGCTTGAGCTCCGCTCTATTAATCGTGAAAACATTCAGCTGAGGAAACAAATTCATGAAGATCATCACCTATTTGTGGAGAAGACCAGGGATCTAGAGAAACAACTCAGATCCCTTGAGCAATTTTCAGGAAACAATTTACCGAAGCCAGCTCAG GTTATTTTCCATGATGTGTACAATCTCCTGAAAGAAACATGTACCCAGTTTCTTCAAGGCTCCAACTTTCTATCAGATGCACTTCATCTTGTAAATTCCCTTCTCACACAATCTAACGGACTTGTGAAAGTTGAAGATGTCAGTACACATAAGTATGTTCATGCACTGTTCAACCAAGTGTCTCCTTATGTGGACCCAGTTGTCAGTACTGCTTGCACCACCCCTCCTCCAGATGACCTTGCTAATCCTGCTTGCACCACCCCTCCCCCAGATGAGCCATCTTCTATGGAAATCACAACATCTCAGGATGTTACCATAGAAACATTCGACACTGCATTGAGGCCCTCACATAGAG AGCATGGGAAGATTGGTGATGATCTTGCAGCAATGGATATTGACCAGTTACAAGTTGAAAACAGACGTTGCTCAAAGAGGAAAAGTTCTATGGGAGTTAGCTACACTGAACCAACTCTTAACAG AAAAGAAAGCACAGTCAAAAAGGCAGGCTTCGTTAACACTCTGTGGAAGAACG AAAAAGCGAGCTCCCCTCACTGA